The following coding sequences lie in one Pseudomonas svalbardensis genomic window:
- a CDS encoding IS4 family transposase — translation MRLARALELTHNIASTPNSIEGLDSLLDPSLVEQALEQAGVATLRKRRLPLEMMLWCVISMAFFRRMSAWDVVSRMNIMLPGQRPLVAPSAVVQARQRLGSEAVRQVFHLTQKSWHEAVDHPTWAGLRLLGVDGVVWRTPDTPENRARYDSASNQHGDTGFPQVRMVCQMELTSHMLIGSALDGYRSNEMKLAEQLIETTPDHSLTLFDRGFYSLGLLHQWQQAGIERHWLMPLRKGAQYEVIQRLGRQDAVVSLSTSPQARTQWPGLPERLTARLLSKTVKGKVCQILTSMADPLRFPSDEIVDLYSQRWEIELGFREMKQTLLNSSYTLRSKTPEMIEQELWGVLLGYNLLRYQMVEMSRHCPGIYPCEMSFAACTWAILGFINSVSADRSGNIPKYLAELHASAPHYVLPHRREERIYPRAIRLKSPKYPIRKKNASQLN, via the coding sequence ATGCGTCTCGCTCGGGCCCTAGAACTGACCCACAATATCGCCTCCACCCCTAACTCAATCGAGGGACTGGATTCTTTACTCGATCCATCTTTGGTCGAGCAGGCACTTGAACAGGCCGGCGTGGCGACCCTGCGCAAGCGGCGTTTGCCGCTGGAAATGATGCTTTGGTGCGTGATCTCCATGGCGTTCTTTCGACGCATGTCGGCCTGGGATGTGGTCAGCCGCATGAACATCATGCTGCCGGGACAACGTCCGCTGGTGGCGCCCAGCGCCGTAGTCCAGGCCCGTCAGCGATTAGGCAGCGAAGCTGTACGACAAGTCTTCCATCTGACTCAGAAAAGTTGGCATGAGGCCGTGGATCACCCAACTTGGGCAGGCTTGCGTTTGCTGGGGGTCGACGGTGTCGTATGGCGAACGCCCGATACACCCGAAAATCGGGCGCGCTACGATTCCGCCAGCAACCAGCATGGCGACACCGGTTTCCCCCAGGTGCGCATGGTCTGCCAAATGGAGTTGACCAGCCACATGCTGATCGGCAGCGCGTTGGATGGCTATCGCAGCAACGAAATGAAACTGGCGGAGCAACTGATCGAAACCACGCCCGATCACTCGCTGACGCTGTTCGATCGCGGTTTTTACTCCTTGGGTTTGCTGCATCAGTGGCAGCAAGCAGGCATCGAGCGGCATTGGCTGATGCCTCTGCGCAAAGGTGCGCAGTACGAAGTGATTCAGCGCTTGGGGCGCCAGGACGCTGTGGTCTCGTTGAGCACTTCGCCGCAGGCCCGCACGCAATGGCCGGGGCTGCCGGAGCGCCTGACCGCGCGATTGCTGAGCAAAACCGTCAAGGGCAAGGTTTGTCAGATCCTGACGTCGATGGCCGATCCGCTACGCTTCCCGTCCGACGAAATCGTCGACCTGTACAGCCAGCGATGGGAGATCGAATTAGGGTTTCGCGAGATGAAACAGACGCTGCTCAACAGCAGCTATACATTGCGTAGCAAGACGCCCGAGATGATCGAGCAGGAACTGTGGGGTGTGTTGCTGGGCTACAACCTGCTGCGCTACCAGATGGTGGAAATGAGCCGCCACTGTCCAGGTATTTACCCGTGCGAAATGAGCTTTGCCGCGTGTACTTGGGCAATTTTAGGGTTTATCAACAGCGTTTCGGCCGACCGTTCCGGGAACATCCCCAAATATCTGGCCGAGCTGCACGCCTCTGCCCCGCATTATGTTCTGCCGCATCGACGGGAAGAGCGCATTTATCCCCGCGCCATAAGGCTCAAATCACCGAAATATCCGATCAGAAAGAAAAATGCCAGTCAGCTTAACTGA
- a CDS encoding amino acid ABC transporter ATP-binding protein — MSEAIKQPVSPEGIIQMQGVNKWYGQFHVLKDINLNVKQGERIVLCGPSGSGKSTTIRCLNRLEEHQQGRIVVDGVELTNDLKQIESVRREVGMVFQHFNLFPHLTILQNCTLAPMWVRKMPKRQAEEIAMHYLERVRIPEQAHKFPGQLSGGQQQRVAIARALCMKPKIMLFDEPTSALDPEMVKEVLDTMIGLAEDGMTMLCVTHEMGFARTVANRVIFMDKGEIVEQAAPNDFFDNPQNERTKLFLSQILH; from the coding sequence ATGAGTGAAGCGATCAAACAGCCTGTGAGCCCTGAAGGCATTATTCAGATGCAGGGCGTGAACAAGTGGTACGGCCAGTTCCACGTGTTGAAAGACATCAACCTGAACGTTAAACAGGGCGAGCGTATCGTCCTGTGCGGCCCGTCGGGTTCCGGCAAGTCCACCACCATTCGTTGCCTCAATCGTCTGGAAGAGCACCAGCAAGGTCGCATCGTAGTCGATGGCGTGGAGCTGACCAACGACCTCAAGCAGATCGAATCGGTTCGCCGTGAAGTCGGCATGGTGTTCCAGCACTTCAACCTGTTCCCGCACCTGACCATCCTGCAGAACTGCACGCTGGCGCCGATGTGGGTGCGCAAGATGCCCAAGCGCCAGGCCGAAGAAATCGCCATGCATTACCTGGAACGCGTCCGCATTCCAGAGCAGGCACATAAATTCCCGGGGCAATTGTCCGGCGGTCAGCAGCAGCGTGTGGCGATTGCTCGTGCTCTGTGTATGAAACCGAAAATCATGCTGTTCGACGAACCGACCTCGGCACTCGACCCGGAAATGGTGAAAGAGGTTCTCGACACCATGATCGGCCTGGCCGAAGACGGCATGACCATGCTCTGCGTGACCCACGAAATGGGCTTCGCTCGCACCGTGGCCAACCGTGTGATCTTCATGGACAAGGGTGAAATCGTTGAGCAGGCTGCGCCGAACGACTTCTTCGATAACCCGCAGAATGAGCGTACCAAGCTTTTCTTGAGCCAGATCCTGCATTGA
- a CDS encoding amino acid ABC transporter permease, whose product MSTHTFKPDMPPPSRSIGVVAWMRANMFSSWLNTLLTLFAFYLIYLVVPPILSWAILDANWVGTTQADCTKEGACWVFIQQRFGQFMYGYYPVDLRWRVDLTVWLAVIGVAPLFISRFHHKAVYGLSFLVLYPIIAWCLLHGGVFGLSAVATSQWGGLMLTLVIATVGIAGALPLGIVLALGRRSNMPAIRVVCVTFIEFWRGVPLITVLFMSSVMLPLFLPEGMNFDKLLRALIGVILFQSAYVAEVVRGGLQAIPKGQYEAAAAMGLGYWRSMGLVILPQALKMVIPGIVNTFIALFKDTSLVIIIGLFDLLNSVKQAAADPKWLGMATEGYVFAALVFWIFCFGMSRYSMHLERKLDTGHKR is encoded by the coding sequence ATGAGTACTCATACTTTCAAACCTGACATGCCACCCCCGAGCCGCAGCATCGGTGTCGTGGCGTGGATGCGCGCCAACATGTTCTCCAGCTGGCTCAACACCCTGCTGACCCTGTTCGCGTTCTACCTGATCTACCTGGTGGTGCCGCCAATCCTGAGCTGGGCGATCCTCGATGCCAACTGGGTCGGCACCACCCAGGCTGACTGCACCAAGGAGGGCGCCTGCTGGGTGTTCATCCAGCAGCGCTTCGGCCAGTTCATGTACGGCTACTACCCGGTGGACCTGCGCTGGCGCGTGGACCTGACCGTGTGGCTGGCGGTCATCGGCGTGGCACCGTTGTTCATCTCGCGTTTTCACCATAAAGCGGTGTATGGCCTGAGCTTCCTGGTGCTGTACCCGATCATTGCCTGGTGCCTGCTGCACGGCGGCGTGTTCGGCCTGAGCGCCGTGGCGACCAGCCAATGGGGCGGCCTGATGCTGACCCTGGTGATCGCCACCGTCGGTATTGCCGGTGCTCTGCCGCTGGGTATCGTTCTGGCGCTGGGCCGTCGTTCGAACATGCCGGCGATTCGGGTGGTCTGCGTGACCTTCATCGAATTTTGGCGCGGCGTGCCGTTGATCACGGTGCTGTTCATGTCCTCGGTGATGCTGCCGTTGTTCCTGCCTGAAGGCATGAACTTCGACAAATTGCTGCGGGCATTGATCGGCGTGATCCTGTTCCAGTCGGCCTACGTCGCCGAAGTGGTGCGTGGCGGTCTGCAGGCGATTCCCAAAGGTCAGTACGAAGCGGCTGCAGCGATGGGCCTCGGTTACTGGCGCAGCATGGGCCTGGTGATTCTGCCGCAAGCCTTGAAGATGGTGATCCCCGGCATCGTCAACACCTTCATTGCGCTGTTCAAGGACACGAGCCTGGTGATCATCATCGGCCTGTTCGACTTGCTCAACAGCGTGAAACAAGCCGCCGCCGACCCGAAATGGTTGGGCATGGCCACCGAAGGCTATGTGTTCGCGGCCTTGGTGTTCTGGATTTTCTGTTTTGGTATGTCCCGCTACTCCATGCATTTGGAACGTAAGCTGGACACTGGCCACAAGCGTTAG
- a CDS encoding amino acid ABC transporter permease, whose protein sequence is MQNSIGAPKQRLSLSDPKVRAWLFQIITIVAVVSMGWYLFDNTQTNLQHRGITSGFSFLERSAGFGIAQHLIDYTESDSYARVFVIGLLNTLLVTFIGVILATILGFIVGVSRLSKNWIIAKLATVYVEVFRNIPPLLQILFWYFAVFLTMPGPRNSHNFGDTFFVSSRGLNMPAALAADGFWPFVVSVVVAIVAIVLMCRWANKRFETTGVPFRKFWTGLALLLVIPALCALIFGAPVHWEMPELKGFNFVGGWVLIPELLALTLALTVYTAAFIAEIVRSGIKSVSHGQTEAAHSLGLRNGPTLRKVIIPQALRVIIPPLTSQYLNLAKNSSLAAGIGYPEMVSLFAGTVLNQTGQAIEVIAITMSVYLAISISISLLMNWYNKRIALIER, encoded by the coding sequence ATGCAAAATTCAATCGGCGCACCAAAGCAGAGGCTCAGCCTCAGCGATCCAAAAGTGCGTGCGTGGCTATTTCAGATCATCACCATTGTGGCGGTGGTCTCGATGGGCTGGTATCTGTTCGACAACACGCAGACCAACCTTCAACACCGGGGCATTACCTCCGGCTTCAGCTTTCTGGAGCGCAGTGCCGGTTTCGGCATCGCTCAACACCTGATCGACTACACCGAATCGGACAGCTATGCCCGGGTGTTTGTCATCGGCTTGCTCAACACCCTGCTGGTGACCTTCATCGGCGTGATCTTGGCGACGATCCTCGGGTTTATCGTCGGTGTGTCACGGCTGTCGAAAAACTGGATCATTGCCAAACTGGCGACTGTTTATGTGGAAGTCTTCCGCAACATTCCGCCGCTGCTGCAAATCCTGTTCTGGTACTTCGCGGTGTTCCTGACCATGCCAGGACCACGCAACAGCCATAACTTCGGCGACACCTTCTTCGTCAGCAGCCGCGGCCTGAATATGCCCGCAGCGTTGGCGGCGGACGGTTTCTGGCCGTTTGTGGTCAGCGTCGTCGTGGCCATCGTCGCCATCGTGCTGATGTGCCGCTGGGCCAACAAACGCTTCGAAACCACCGGCGTTCCGTTCCGCAAGTTCTGGACCGGCCTGGCGCTGTTGCTAGTGATCCCGGCGCTGTGCGCGCTGATCTTCGGCGCCCCCGTGCATTGGGAAATGCCGGAGCTCAAGGGCTTCAACTTCGTCGGTGGCTGGGTGCTGATCCCTGAACTGCTGGCGCTGACTTTGGCCCTGACCGTGTACACCGCGGCGTTTATCGCCGAGATCGTGCGTTCGGGCATCAAGTCGGTCAGCCACGGCCAGACCGAAGCGGCGCACTCGTTGGGTTTGCGCAACGGTCCGACGCTGCGCAAGGTGATCATCCCGCAAGCCCTGCGCGTGATCATTCCACCGCTGACCAGCCAATACCTGAACCTGGCGAAGAACTCCTCGCTGGCAGCCGGTATCGGTTATCCGGAAATGGTCTCGTTGTTTGCCGGTACGGTGCTGAACCAGACCGGGCAGGCGATCGAGGTGATTGCCATCACCATGAGCGTGTACCTGGCGATCAGTATCAGCATTTCCCTGCTGATGAACTGGTACAACAAGCGCATTGCGCTGATCGAGCGGTAA
- a CDS encoding amino acid ABC transporter substrate-binding protein: MKMLKSTLAIVTAAAVLGVSGFAQAGATLDAVQKKGFVQCGVSDGLPGFSVPDSTGKIIGIDADVCRAVAAAVFGDATKVKFSQLNAKERFTALQSGEIDVLSRNTTWTSSRDSGMGLVFAGVTYYDGIGFLVNNKLGVKSAKELDGATICIQAGTTTELNVSDYFRGNGLKYTPITFDTSDESAKSLESGRCDVLTSDKSQLYAQRSKLATPTDYVVLPETISKEPLGPVVRKGDEEWFSIVKWTLFAMLNAEEMGITQKNVEAEAKATKNPDVARLLGADGEYGKDLKVKKDWVVQIVKQVGNYGEVFEKNLGKGTPLAIDRGLNALWNNGGIQYAPPVR, encoded by the coding sequence ATGAAGATGTTGAAATCCACCCTGGCTATCGTGACTGCAGCCGCAGTACTCGGTGTCAGTGGGTTCGCTCAGGCGGGTGCAACCCTGGATGCAGTGCAGAAGAAAGGTTTCGTACAGTGCGGCGTCAGTGACGGTTTGCCGGGCTTCTCGGTTCCGGATTCGACTGGCAAGATCATCGGCATCGATGCTGACGTCTGCCGCGCTGTGGCCGCTGCCGTTTTCGGCGATGCGACCAAGGTCAAATTCAGCCAGTTGAACGCCAAAGAGCGCTTCACCGCGCTGCAGTCCGGCGAAATCGACGTGCTGTCGCGCAACACCACCTGGACCAGCTCCCGCGATTCGGGCATGGGCCTGGTGTTTGCCGGTGTGACTTACTACGACGGCATCGGCTTCCTGGTGAACAACAAGCTGGGCGTGAAGAGCGCTAAAGAGCTCGACGGCGCCACCATCTGCATTCAAGCCGGTACCACGACCGAGCTGAACGTTTCCGACTACTTCCGCGGCAACGGTCTGAAATACACCCCGATCACCTTCGACACCTCCGATGAAAGCGCCAAGTCGCTGGAATCCGGTCGTTGCGACGTGCTGACCTCCGACAAATCCCAGCTCTACGCACAACGCAGCAAGCTGGCGACCCCGACCGACTACGTCGTTCTGCCGGAAACCATCTCCAAGGAGCCTCTGGGCCCGGTCGTGCGTAAAGGCGACGAAGAGTGGTTCAGCATTGTGAAGTGGACGCTGTTCGCCATGCTCAACGCTGAAGAAATGGGTATCACCCAGAAAAACGTCGAAGCTGAAGCCAAAGCCACCAAGAACCCGGACGTCGCTCGTCTGCTGGGCGCTGACGGTGAATACGGCAAAGACCTGAAAGTGAAGAAAGACTGGGTCGTGCAGATCGTCAAGCAAGTCGGTAACTACGGTGAAGTGTTCGAGAAAAACCTCGGCAAAGGCACTCCACTGGCCATCGACCGCGGGCTGAACGCTCTGTGGAACAACGGCGGCATTCAATACGCACCACCAGTGCGCTGA
- a CDS encoding alpha/beta hydrolase, with protein MTEPLILQPVKPADACVIWLHGLGADRYDFLPVAEALQESLLTTRFVLPQAPTCAVTINGGYEMPSWYDILAMSPARAINREQLEESAQRIINLIEVERAIGIDASRIFLAGFSQGGAVALHAAFLKWQGPLGGVIALSTYAPTFSEELELSASQQRIPVLSLHGQYDDVVQNSMGRTAYEYLKQHGVTATWQEYPMAHEVLPEEIRDIGVWLAERLR; from the coding sequence ATGACCGAGCCCTTGATTCTTCAGCCCGTCAAGCCCGCAGACGCCTGCGTTATCTGGCTGCACGGCCTGGGCGCCGATCGCTACGACTTCTTGCCGGTGGCCGAGGCGTTGCAGGAAAGCCTGCTGACCACCCGCTTCGTTCTCCCTCAGGCACCGACCTGCGCCGTGACCATCAATGGTGGTTACGAGATGCCAAGCTGGTACGACATATTGGCCATGAGCCCCGCGCGCGCGATCAACCGCGAGCAGCTGGAAGAGTCGGCACAAAGGATCATTAATTTGATCGAAGTGGAGCGCGCCATCGGAATAGACGCCTCGCGGATATTTCTGGCAGGTTTTTCCCAAGGTGGCGCGGTGGCGTTACACGCCGCGTTTCTGAAATGGCAGGGACCGCTGGGTGGCGTAATTGCCCTCTCGACCTATGCACCGACCTTCAGCGAAGAACTGGAGCTTTCCGCCAGCCAGCAGCGCATTCCCGTACTGTCTTTACACGGCCAATACGATGATGTCGTTCAAAACTCCATGGGCCGCACCGCTTACGAGTATCTAAAGCAGCATGGTGTCACCGCGACATGGCAGGAATACCCAATGGCCCACGAAGTGTTACCCGAGGAAATTCGCGATATTGGCGTCTGGCTCGCCGAGCGCTTGCGTTAA
- the rhlB gene encoding ATP-dependent RNA helicase RhlB, which yields MTVLKALKKMFGKSETEQLAPVSSAPSHHPSHRTDGNQSGRTATVAVPKHEPMATPTVQPVEAQASEEPSSEAAKPAKPRREPKPKAPVIPWKLEDFAVEPQEGKTRFHDFKLAPELMHAIQDLGFPYCTPIQAQVLGFTLAGKDAIGRAQTGTGKTAAFLISIITQLLETPPPKERYMGEPRALIIAPTRELVVQIAKDAADLTKYTGLNVMTFVGGMDFDKQLKHLEARHCDILVATPGRLLDFNQRGDVHLDMVEVMVLDEADRMLDMGFIPQVRQIIRQTPPKDERQTLLFSATFTEDVMNLAKQWTTDPSIVEIESQNVASENVEQHIYAVAGADKYKLLYNLVNDNGWERVMVFANRKDEVRRIEERLVRDGVNAAQLSGDVPQHKRIKTLEGFREGKIRVLVATDVAGRGIHIDGISHVINFTLPEVPDDYVHRIGRTGRAGADGVSISFAGEDDSYQLPSIEALLGRKISCETPPTHLLRAVERKRP from the coding sequence ATGACCGTGCTCAAAGCACTCAAAAAAATGTTCGGTAAAAGCGAGACTGAGCAGCTCGCGCCAGTCTCCAGCGCTCCGTCTCACCATCCCAGCCACCGCACCGACGGTAATCAGTCTGGCCGGACCGCAACCGTAGCGGTACCGAAGCACGAACCGATGGCCACACCGACCGTCCAACCCGTTGAGGCTCAAGCCTCTGAAGAACCGAGCAGCGAAGCTGCGAAACCTGCCAAACCGCGTCGCGAACCGAAGCCAAAAGCGCCGGTTATCCCCTGGAAACTCGAAGACTTCGCCGTCGAACCCCAGGAAGGCAAAACCCGTTTTCACGATTTCAAACTCGCCCCCGAACTGATGCACGCCATACAGGACCTGGGCTTCCCGTATTGCACGCCGATCCAGGCACAAGTCCTGGGCTTCACCCTGGCCGGCAAAGATGCCATTGGCCGCGCCCAGACTGGCACCGGCAAAACCGCTGCGTTCCTGATTTCGATCATCACCCAGTTGCTGGAAACCCCGCCGCCGAAAGAGCGTTATATGGGCGAGCCGCGGGCACTGATCATTGCGCCGACCCGTGAACTGGTGGTGCAGATCGCCAAGGACGCGGCCGATCTGACCAAGTACACCGGCCTCAACGTCATGACGTTTGTCGGCGGCATGGACTTCGACAAGCAGCTCAAGCACCTCGAAGCCCGTCATTGCGACATCCTCGTGGCCACTCCGGGCCGTCTGCTGGACTTCAACCAGCGCGGCGACGTGCACCTGGACATGGTCGAAGTCATGGTCCTGGACGAAGCCGACCGGATGCTCGACATGGGTTTCATCCCACAAGTGCGTCAGATCATTCGCCAGACTCCGCCGAAGGACGAGCGTCAGACGCTGCTGTTCTCCGCGACCTTCACCGAAGACGTGATGAACCTGGCCAAGCAATGGACCACCGACCCGTCGATCGTCGAGATCGAGTCGCAGAACGTGGCCAGCGAAAACGTCGAGCAGCACATTTACGCTGTGGCCGGCGCCGACAAATACAAACTGCTCTACAACCTGGTCAACGACAACGGTTGGGAGCGGGTGATGGTGTTTGCCAACCGCAAGGACGAAGTGCGGCGCATCGAAGAACGCCTGGTCCGTGATGGCGTCAATGCCGCGCAACTGTCTGGCGACGTGCCGCAGCACAAGCGCATCAAGACCCTCGAAGGTTTCCGCGAAGGCAAGATCCGCGTCCTGGTCGCCACCGATGTTGCCGGTCGCGGCATTCACATCGACGGCATCAGCCACGTGATCAACTTCACCCTGCCGGAAGTCCCGGACGACTACGTGCACCGCATCGGTCGTACCGGTCGTGCCGGCGCCGATGGCGTGTCCATCAGTTTTGCCGGTGAAGACGACTCCTACCAGCTACCGTCCATCGAGGCGCTGCTGGGTCGCAAGATCAGCTGCGAAACGCCACCGACGCATCTGCTGCGGGCGGTTGAGCGCAAGCGCCCGTAA
- a CDS encoding ornithine cyclodeaminase family protein, with translation MSSTPYVITQPQARELLAQVDVPQILRKLFRDLAAGQAVQPAQQLVEFPQGAGDFINYLGVLAEDGVYGVKTSPYIVREQGPLVTAWTLLMSMQTGQPLLLCDAGELTTARTAATTAVAVDALAPLKARHLAIIGSGKVAQAHLHYVKGLRDWQSISLYSPSLSDKNSEVLAQLLSLDPRLTIVDSREAAVRDADVIMLCTSSAGPVIDPSSLSKPALITSISTNAPRAHEVPPQSLNDMQVFCDYRLTTPGSAGEMLIAGEQHGWDKNAIIGDLPDLLSEKVRRPDYDRHVFFRSIGLGLEDIALANAIYRLQH, from the coding sequence ATGTCCAGTACGCCTTACGTGATCACCCAACCTCAGGCCCGCGAGTTGCTGGCGCAGGTCGACGTACCGCAGATCCTGCGCAAACTGTTCCGCGACCTGGCCGCCGGGCAAGCTGTGCAACCGGCGCAGCAGTTAGTGGAGTTTCCACAGGGCGCTGGCGACTTCATCAACTACCTGGGCGTATTGGCCGAAGACGGCGTTTACGGGGTCAAGACCTCGCCGTACATCGTGCGTGAACAAGGCCCGCTGGTGACCGCCTGGACGCTACTGATGTCGATGCAGACCGGCCAGCCGTTGCTGCTCTGCGATGCCGGTGAACTGACCACGGCACGCACCGCCGCAACAACCGCAGTGGCGGTCGACGCCCTCGCCCCGCTCAAGGCCCGACACCTGGCGATCATCGGCAGCGGCAAGGTCGCCCAGGCCCACCTGCATTACGTCAAAGGTCTGCGCGACTGGCAGAGCATCAGCCTCTACTCGCCGAGCCTGAGCGACAAGAATTCCGAAGTATTGGCACAGCTGCTAAGTCTCGATCCTCGGCTGACCATCGTCGACAGTCGTGAAGCGGCCGTGCGAGACGCCGATGTCATCATGCTCTGCACCTCGTCTGCAGGCCCGGTGATCGACCCGTCAAGCTTGAGCAAACCGGCGCTGATCACCTCCATCAGCACCAACGCGCCGCGTGCCCATGAAGTGCCGCCGCAGAGCCTCAACGACATGCAAGTGTTCTGCGACTATCGTCTGACCACCCCGGGCTCGGCCGGCGAGATGTTGATTGCCGGTGAACAACATGGCTGGGACAAAAATGCGATCATCGGCGACCTGCCCGATCTGCTCAGCGAAAAAGTGCGGCGCCCCGACTACGACCGTCATGTGTTCTTCCGCTCCATTGGCCTGGGTCTGGAAGACATCGCGCTGGCCAATGCCATCTACCGCCTACAGCACTAA
- a CDS encoding NAD(P)/FAD-dependent oxidoreductase — MSQADFIIIGGGIAGASTGFWLSQHARVIVLERESHPAYHSTGRSAALFTAAYGTPQVRALTQASRDFFDAPPAGFCEHPLLTPRGEMTVDFTGDPAELNNQYLSAKATVPEMQLLSADEACVRLPILRREKVHGAIYDPTASDIDTDALHQGYLRGIRRNKGEVHTDSEVLSLTRDAEGEWQVQTNGQTFSAPVIINAAGAWADKIGELAGAKPLGLQPKRRAAFIFAGPEGVDIHHWPMLVSLDESFYMKPDAGMFLGSPANADPVEPHDVQPEELDIAMGIYQIEEATTLTIRRPTRTWAGLRSFVSDGDLLSGFDPQVPGLFWVAAQGGYGIQTSPAMGQASAALVRGEALPEQLTRFGLNPGMLSPARLG; from the coding sequence ATGAGCCAGGCAGACTTCATCATCATCGGCGGCGGGATTGCCGGCGCTTCCACCGGTTTCTGGCTGTCGCAGCACGCCCGAGTGATCGTGCTCGAACGCGAGTCCCATCCGGCTTATCACTCCACCGGACGTTCAGCTGCACTGTTCACCGCCGCCTACGGCACGCCTCAAGTTCGGGCGCTGACCCAAGCCAGCCGCGACTTCTTCGACGCGCCTCCGGCCGGTTTCTGCGAACACCCGCTGCTGACCCCGCGTGGCGAGATGACCGTGGACTTCACCGGTGACCCGGCCGAACTGAACAATCAATACCTGAGTGCCAAAGCCACGGTGCCGGAGATGCAGCTGCTCAGCGCCGACGAGGCCTGCGTGCGCCTGCCGATTCTGCGCCGGGAAAAAGTCCATGGTGCGATTTACGACCCGACTGCCAGCGACATCGACACCGATGCCTTGCACCAGGGCTACCTGCGCGGTATCCGACGCAACAAAGGCGAAGTTCATACCGACAGCGAAGTCCTGAGCCTGACCCGTGACGCCGAAGGTGAATGGCAAGTACAAACCAACGGTCAGACCTTCAGCGCCCCGGTCATCATCAACGCGGCAGGTGCCTGGGCCGACAAGATCGGCGAGCTCGCCGGCGCCAAACCACTGGGCCTGCAACCCAAGCGCCGTGCGGCGTTCATCTTCGCCGGCCCCGAGGGCGTGGACATCCACCATTGGCCAATGCTGGTCAGCCTCGACGAATCCTTCTACATGAAGCCCGACGCCGGAATGTTCCTCGGCTCGCCAGCCAACGCCGACCCGGTGGAACCGCACGACGTTCAGCCCGAAGAGTTGGACATTGCGATGGGCATCTACCAGATCGAAGAAGCCACCACCCTGACCATCCGCCGTCCGACCCGCACCTGGGCCGGCTTGCGCAGTTTCGTGAGCGACGGTGATTTGCTGTCCGGTTTCGATCCGCAGGTGCCGGGGTTATTCTGGGTAGCGGCACAAGGCGGTTATGGCATCCAGACCTCGCCGGCCATGGGCCAGGCCAGCGCTGCACTGGTACGCGGTGAAGCCTTGCCCGAGCAACTGACTCGCTTCGGTCTGAACCCCGGGATGCTCTCCCCCGCTCGACTGGGCTGA
- a CDS encoding helix-turn-helix transcriptional regulator, with protein sequence MNAQEQEPARDDSALKSSPLDNFRAIADAIATLFFPHAEVVLHDLRTQKVDYIANNLSKREIGDDSALEDMLSEEISERNIGPYEKLNWDGQKIRSLSSVLRDSEGHPLAVLCINLNISLFENAKAALDLFLSPSKLIPQPDSLFRDDWQERINTFLHAWLRERQLSLNLLTRDHKRELVLALHAEGAFKGKSASNYVANVLNMGRATVYKHLKELKG encoded by the coding sequence ATGAACGCCCAAGAACAAGAGCCGGCCCGCGATGACTCAGCATTGAAGAGCTCGCCGCTGGACAATTTCCGCGCGATCGCCGATGCCATCGCCACGTTGTTCTTTCCTCACGCCGAGGTGGTGCTGCACGATCTGCGCACACAGAAGGTCGACTACATTGCCAACAACCTGTCCAAACGGGAAATCGGTGACGACTCGGCGCTGGAGGACATGCTCAGCGAAGAGATCAGCGAACGAAACATCGGGCCGTACGAAAAGCTCAATTGGGATGGCCAGAAGATTCGCAGCCTGAGCAGTGTGCTGCGCGACAGCGAAGGTCATCCGCTGGCGGTGCTGTGCATTAATCTGAATATTTCGTTGTTCGAAAATGCCAAAGCCGCTCTGGATCTGTTCCTGTCACCGAGCAAGTTGATTCCGCAGCCCGATTCGCTGTTTCGCGATGACTGGCAGGAGCGCATCAACACCTTCCTCCACGCCTGGCTTCGCGAACGCCAGCTGAGCCTGAACCTGCTGACCCGTGACCATAAACGCGAACTGGTGCTGGCACTGCACGCCGAAGGCGCCTTCAAAGGCAAAAGCGCATCCAACTATGTGGCGAACGTGCTGAACATGGGGCGGGCAACGGTGTACAAACATTTGAAAGAACTGAAGGGCTGA